The Anopheles gambiae chromosome 2, idAnoGambNW_F1_1, whole genome shotgun sequence genomic sequence GGAGATGAGCTGGgtggatggattttttttttccaccgAGGACATACAGGATAAGTGCATACAGCTGTCAGCGGATTCGATCCGTTACACTGCTGGAGGGCATTTGTGAAGCATTCGTTTGAAATTGCATTGATGTTTGTATCCATACAAGGATAATAGTAGATCTACCTGTTGCATGGCATGAAAATGGGTCATTTCAATACGGTATTATCACGATTTGCATCCAATTGTCAATACTTACGCTTTGCGCGATCGGGTGTTTTCGGCATGTTATGTACGTGACACTTTATTGCGCTATTATGCGATAAGAAGGCGCTATTTAACCCCACACCAAGAGCAACATTTTCCCACCAATACAATTATAATGAACACGATCTGATATACAAACCAGTGTAAGTGGACTAACCTTTGTAGCAAGCCCAAAACTAACATCCCAATAATACTATGCACGCTTTTGTGTGGCCCAAGTGACGCTCGATGTTTTCCTCTGTTTTGCCTGTTGTATATGGGTACATTTTGACAGCGAATGGCGTGAAAGCAGCTCACTGTGGTGGTTTGGCATGTGTCAAGATATTCCCTTGCATTCCAAGCAAGCTGATAAGGGCACACATATGAAAAAACAGATCACGGAGCACAATACTTTCGTCATATCTATGAAAGCAATGAAACGTTTATGAATAGTAAAAAATCTACAAGAATAATGTTTATTTGCTAGGTACAAAATTTCATTCCATGTTTCCTCCGTACATAAAATGaaagcaatcaaataaaatattaattgaTTGTCTGGTAAAATCTTTCGTATTTATTGTCATGGTGGCAGGCATCGGGATGCAATTGTTACTGACATataatattcaaaaaatgTAGATCacaatttatttaatacataATAATGGTTAAATCAGACCGATCGACATCTATAGTAGTTGGCGGCGGTTCTTTGTTGACGATACGTTTACGCCAAAGCAGAAGTCCTACGTTGAGGCCGTGCAGCAAGATGGATAAAAGTAAAATCCAATAGCATACCCCTAGGGAAGCTAGCCCGTCAGAGCTGTAGGGAATCTGTGTTGTAAGCGTATCCGTAATGGCGATGTTATCAGCTAGAGTACTAGCAAACAATGCTCCCCACATTATCATGCACAGTGCAGTGGACCCAAGGGCCACCCCATTCCAGATGTACAATCCAAAAACGCTGAACACCGGTTCGATCGGATTAAAGAGCACGTTAATGATGGAAAAACTGGCCGAAATAGCTGCAAAACTTATAGCAATTCCGATAAACACCACCGTCGAAACCCACAGCCCAGTGTTGATAAAGTTACTGCGATCGATGTTGGCGGATGCTTGACGATTTTGGGGGAATATTGGTGGATCGATCCTATGGACAAGTGGAAGCATCCTTGAAGAACTGCTGGGACAATCGGCAGGGGGCAATCCTTTTAAGAGTTGCAAAACTTCCTCGGTTCGTGACTCTTCATCTTCTTGACAACTGTATGCACACACATATTCGTGATAAAGGCAGGTAACTGTAAAAGAGAGCAATGAAATGAgattatgagtacacacactaCGGTCTAGTATGGCAAATGCGTTTGCATGATGTTCATCCTTACGTGTTAAAGTGTAGTACCGCGAATTGGGCAGAAAGTTTTGAGTTAAGGAACCCGAAAACAGCCCGTAGTTTATTTCACTATTCCCGGACGCGTTGCTTTCATATGCCTCCGATGTTATCTAGAACGGAAATAACATGAATGATGTAGAACGTTCCACTCTCATCACATTTTGCTCTACTGTATATACCCAATACGGTGTACAAAGTGAGACTATTAACACAATCAATGAAACACATGATACAATAAATGTGGCAAAGATTAAATTCCATTTCGTTTTAGCCATTGCTTAAGCACGTAGCTCTTTACACATTGATGCCTTTTTAATAAACCGCTTGCAATTTAATCACTTCAATGTGTATAGTTTctaatgaagatgatgatacTTCACTCGTAGTTCCGCTCAAACTGAGTCATTTGTTACAGCTGAATGTAACATTCACCCAGTAGAGGTGTGCACGCGAGTAGAAATAAGATAAGAGTTTAATTTGCCATTGAGGACTGATAACAGGTATTGGTGTGATTATGAACATGAGGATGCTCGTTGAATCTTCACACGAAAAATGTAATAAGAAAACCTATCAGCATTAATATTTAGTCTCTTTTCTATTCTTCACGGCGGAGGTGCGTGTTTTTGTGGAATAtaaaacggttttttttttcgttcatgGATACTGATGTACTTCAAGTTTGTCTTTCATCTAATTCATGGTAAGAATTTCCAAAAAAAGCAACTTTTACTAAAGCTTATTTCTCCAAAAAGGTAAATGTGGCATCTACATCAAAGTATCGTGCATGTATAAAACGTCCGCATGCAgttattttgaattatttgcgATGTGTATTTATAACTCTCATCAAGCAAATATGAGAAGCTTCCATAGGTGCATTATTCATTaactctatctctctcgttctctgtAAATTACTCCTTTGGGCCTTgctagaagcaaaaaaaaggacaatgCACATTTTCTACCACATAGTTTGACCTACTTTACGAAACGCCCGTTTGCGCGGGCAGGGCACAAAACTGTGCCAATGAGCGTCGGCTAGCAAGATGCCCAGTGGTTAGATGTTGACGCCAAAAGGTAAAAGTTCCTTTGTGTCAATTCAAATCCAAACAATCCATCCCCGCGATGGCCCGGTTGTGTCGTCTGCCGCCTTGGCAAATCGATCGTCACCAGTTGATTCATCGCCGCTCGTTACTTAGGCTCCCTTGTAAGCAGCCCGTAGCGACTGTACGGAGACACAAAGAGACACCTTCCCATTTCCTCCTGGGAAAGATCATCGGGCACGGTATCGTGGGGGTAAGTGATGGTTTACATCAGGAGTATCGGCACGATTTCGAAGCCGCCCAGCTAGGTATGCATCGGAGCGCCAATCGAAGCCGTGCCCCCTTCGCCTGCCGCTGATAGTGTCGATTCTTTTGGGACCTTTTAACCGCAAGTGAAACCGTCCACCACCGCACATCTAAGTAGAACGGGATCATTAATAATCGGGACTGGTTACAATTGGGCGCGGTCGTCCGCATGGGTGTGCAGGGTGGCCGTGTTTTGAAGGCTCGCCAAAGTCTAGCCCGCTTTCCGATCCGTCCTTACCCCAAGGGAGTGAAACGACGAACCCCCAAAGCACGACCGAAGCGGACGAGAAGGAAACACATTAAATTCTTCGTATAAGGATAGTGCAAAACGGCGACGAGGATGGTTGGTTGATGTCCGTGATGCCGGCAGCGAACAATAATGGTGCGGCCGTGCACCACAACCAagccaagtgtgtgtgtgtctcgcgGTGTGAGCAACGGGAACGATGCGAAAGGTGCCTTTTCTCATCGACACTCCAAAAGTGCACCAATTgattactctctctctctctctgctcagctgcggttttgcttttgtttgggCCAAGATCATCAACATTCGAGGGCTCGAAGTAGTAGGGCTCAGGTGGGGGGCGCGAACACAAAACAGATAGCGGCAAAGATAAGCGCTCGGTGGCAAGAGGAGGTTCGCATGGAATGCAACCCGGCATACCCGGTACTCAAAACGCGGTGACCTCGTTATGCGTGGTAGGGCAAGGAGAGAAAGGGCGGACGGGGGCAGGTGCGGTTTTCGAACAACCGCTTTTCGCGTATTCCGATGATCGACCACGATCGAACGTGAGCCCCGGAGCGGCGCGCATTCCTGTCGGAACCGGGTTGATCTTCACGAAGGGTGAAAGTGTGTGCAGTGACCCGACTTCAGGGACGTGCCGATGGGTGATTACGACGTGCGCATCGCTAATCAGTGCAGTCCCGCTTGCTACTTCCCCTCGTGCTAGTGGTGCAACACAATCCGAAACGCATTGTGAACGGAAACGTGAAAGAAGCGAGAAGCCCAAATTAGTTACCCCCGATGTGAGCGGATCTTCCGTtcaatgacacacacacacacacgtgcactgTATCCCAATATTGAAAGAGACTtccaactacacacacacataacaaaCCATAGGTATAACTACCTCTCCATTAGCGAGACCATAAAACCACGGACGGGTGTACACAGCTCGTTTTCAGCTATGCATGATTAGCATTCAGCGTGGAATTGCCACGCGAGATCCTGCGTTGGGCCACATTGAAGATGATCTCACCTTCGATGCTGTGTAGCGCAATCACGTTGCggatgggtgtttttttttttgtgtccaaGTGGGGGCAAATGGTGATAAAAAATAGCCCCGGAGAGTTAATCCAACGTTACCATGACATAAGGGAGGGCTTTTAGTGTCGCGGCACTTCACTCCACTGGCAGCACCACACCTGACTACATATTTGTGAAAAATCGCCGCAAGATCGCTAGCCACTGCGCCGCTCGGTTACAACATATTGCCGACCACTTCAAACCCTTTTTGGAGGTTTTTACTTTGGCTGTGCTGCAGCGGATGATATCCGAACAGCGAGGGTAGCTTGTTGAGTAGCCGTGCTTTACAAATGATGCTGAGAAGTAACTTCCATCGAAGCTCTAGGTCCGACGAGGAATGTCTGGGAAACTTGTGGTCAGCTTGAAGTGGCCATACCTTGGAGACCTAGCCGAAGGGCTTACGCAATGCCCGTGTACACAGGTATGCCACGACCGGTTTTCACAAGCTACGGTACACCCTTGCTGTgtctctgtgtctgtgtgtgtcgacGGAAATCGATGGTGCAGCGACGTACTTCCTCTGGCCGGCAGTGTCATTCGTCGTACCTCTTGCTGCTTTATTACCAGCAACAAAATGCTGGAAACGGTTTGCCGTAAGACACCCTTGGCGTACACACAGCCGAGCTGCAGCCACCTTGAGCATAGTAGGTAGCTGCTGGTGCGTGACATTACCCCCTCGAGCCCCGGCTCCCTTCCGCGCTCGATTCTCTCTACGTGGATCGGAAATACGCGCCAAACCGCgcaagaaaagcaaacaaaatgagcacAAATCATTCCGTTACGCTGCGCTGCTTGCCGAACGCGCCTCGCCGCCCTAATCCGATTGGGTACGCAAAGGGGGAGAGAGGGGATTTTGGGTACGCGCCACTGCTCACTTTCCGACTTTAACTGATCCGAATTCCCAAAGTGTTTCTGCTGAATGTGCCGCACGCTGTACGAACCAGCGTTGTTGTTTCTGTCTTCCAAGAGATTGTGTCTCTAtttcgtgtttgtgtttttactCCTCGTTGCTTTGACAGTTTGGTTCCGAATTGGCACCATTACTCGGGCGGAGTAGTGAGCGCACGGCTTGTCTTTTGGTATTGTTTACACCGAGACGCAACAGCCTCTCACCCTCAGGCCCCCGGCGGACACATTACCTAACAAGAGCCACTTTACACCAGCTCGGGTCGCGCGAAAGATGTCTCGAAATAACCGCACCGCCACCGTAGGTATCGTAAACCGGTTCGGCTCCGGGAGGGTAAAAATACGCCAAAATTCAACGCACGACACCGACCACGTCCCAAAACCGGACACCGGGTGGAGCGGAGCAGGCACCTTTCCGCCCCCAAAGTGAACCAAACTTTCATAACGGCTTCCACTGGTGGTGGCGGTCCACTGTTTTGAGCCCAACGCGGTCGCCGCCCTGCGCATGGGTGCGGCGGGTGCAGTTTTCGAATTCGATTGCCGAATTTTTGAAGGCACGCGGCACGCATGCACTCTCACGCACTCTGTGATAGTGGCCGGGGTTGTGGCTGGTGAAAGTAAataattgttattttgttttaatagacactgctgctgctgctgctgctcgtcagGTGCTTCCATGCTCGGTGCCTAATCTTCATTTCTCCATCGCTCGGCTCTCTTCAGGCTACATTGGTTTCCAACTGGTGTACACTATTTTATGACAGGTGTCTCAATAGGCTCGATCCTCGCACCGAAAATGGGGGAACGCTTGTACTGTTTGCATGCAAACTCGGCTAGCAAAAGCGATCAGGCCGTTTTGACAGTCGCTGATGGTTGGCATGGCAAATTGATGACCCGTTTTCCACAAGCTGCTGCTCCAGTCCGCTGCTGTCCCCACAGTATGATGTAAGCTGGGGcagggtggtgtgtgtgtgtgtgtttcttttttaggAGAAGCTTTCGTTTCGCTGCCACAACTGCTATCGACCGAAAGCCGATCAATCATGCTTTCGCGTGGCGAActggaaaaaggaaacagcAAAAACCTATCAATGGAGCCCGTCCACCTATCGGCCACACTGCGCTGTCATAAACCTTCGGCTTATGGTCACAACGCACTACACCGATCGATAATTCCCTGTTCCTGCCCGACGAAACGCTCCAGTTTCGGTGAATGTCAATCGATGTCAGTTGGGCAACTGGCTGTGTGCCTACTGAACCGGATTACATTTATGCAATGGTCAACGGGATTAGTTTGGCACAATTAAGTGTGGATTTTTGGGCAGGCAAAAACAatagcaaagcaaaagaagaaaaacacaaagagtgaaaggcagaaaaaaaatgatcGTAATTCTACCTTACAGCCAGCAACAACTACATAAGCGAAAATTgggttgtttaaaaatatttacacttcttttccgtttttttttgttcgattggTTCCCCTACCACACAACGATGGCCACTGGTACAGTGCCTGGACAGGCACTCAGACAATTCGAACACATttcgcttttttatgtttttgttcgtagtgttgttggtgctgctgtggCGCTATCTACATCGTGCCATGGCTGTTGAAAACTAGACCACCAACTGATTTTCTTGCCTGTTGCTTTCcaatttttcctttctttctccgTTCTTTACGCAACTTCCATCGAACTGCGCGATCCATCGCGACTGTAGGCGAGTTACAGGTTTTGCTCAAACCCTGTCCACAGTtggttaaaaataaacaagcaaaaaaagaggcCTCAAGGAGAGCGTACGGAACGCTTCTTACGGCCAATGATTCGGCATTCGTTCGATGCACTTTTGTGATGATTTTCGCACTTTTCTGCCCGGTACGAAAAACTGCAactcttttgtttttataactGACCACCAGTGACGACACTGCGTCGCGCATTCATCAGGTAGGTaggtttgttggttttggttgGGCCCCTTCCGAATCCTCAGTGTGCCATCGGTATCCAGCTCGAACGCCAAGAGAAACGATGGAGTAAGTTGTATAAAAAAGTATGTTGCGCAACGTCACTCCTCAAATAGCTGCCTGAGCTGGCAtgtttgcatgttttgtgCCTACCATTTCTTAATTATCCTGAATCAAAGGATCCTGCATAGTAGTTCCGCAGGGCATTCAAGAAGAGACAACATCCCGGTAGCCCGAGGCCGTTCGTGTCACTGGATGGCAACTGATTAAAATAATGATTGCCTTTTTTCCAAcgatgtgtggtgtgtgggggCTTCCTTCTCTGGTGGTGCTGATCGGCTTGCACCCCGGTTGTGTTgggcgtgtgtttttgtttcgaacGCCCGTTGTTATGCGCAAAAACCGCACTACCACCGAGCTTTGATGTCTATTCCTGGGCCTTGTGGGCTTTGTGTACTGATGAAAGACTTGCACCATTTATCGtcgactgttttttttttcttctattcacTGGGCAagagtttgtgtgttgctgtgaCTTGTCACCAGCAGCTCAAAGGGCTGGCGCCTGCTAGAAATTATAACCACTCCAAGTAACTGTCCTGTCCGCTCATTAGCTCGGCACGGCTCGGAGAGCGATGCGGAACTGCCGGGGCATGGTGAGCATCCAACAGGATCTCCCTGGGCATGGTGTGCTTGTGAGCTTCGTGATCCGATAAATGGTAGAATAATATGAAAGGCGCACCGAACGCCTGGAATACATTATATCTTAGCCCAACCATCGTGTGACAGTGAACGATTGATTTAATCGATAATTATAGACACTATCCTCGGTCCCGATCCACCACCTGCCAGCCGGGCACGAGTTTCAGCTTACGCTGCTGCATCACCACTGCGTTATGCAATTTCACCATTATTGCTTCCATTTTTCCGCCCAGCAGTACACACCGAGCTCTGCACGTAACGCTTacagccccccccccttcccctgcATCCATTGATCGGTGGCTGTGCACACGCTGCTGCATCCGCTTGGGATCTTCTCGTTACACACAATCGATACCTTTTGTGtgctctctttccctctcgaCGGCCAACTGCGGCAACCTCAACGATTTAAACCTGCTACTACACCAAAGGGGCGCACCAATAAATCCATGATTAATGATCGATGACCAACAAACCACccccaccgacacacacacacacatcgagaCGTTACGAGGCTATTGGGCAGAGCTGAAATCGAAATCGTAAACCACGCCGCTTTCCTGTACCTCCAGCACCGTGCAGTTGCGGTTGGCGAAGGCGGAAATAAACTGCACACGATGTGCTTTTGGCACGCTTTTGATCGGGAAAGAAGCATTTCATCATTCAAATGCACACACGTGTGATTAGTTTTCCTGGATCTCTGTTTGGCAAAGGTAGAAAGGAGAATGAGTAATTCTAAAATTTGGATGCctcttttatgtgttttttgcgtgtgttttgtgttaagAGGATTGGAATGTTTACAAATAGGATTTTATCTAACCGAATAGCGTTTATTTTCggttttttgggggttttttgttcgaaGAGAGCAGCAATACCATTTATCTAATCCTCGCTGCTGAACGCATCGCTCATATAAGCGAAAATCGAAGCTAACACCCGCGGGCACACGTAAAAAAACACTGCTTTCGCTATCGTAACGAAATTGTTACGCTTTTGAAGATAAATCAgagtaaaaaagaaacactttttacatACAAATTGTTCGCTGGTGGGTCGTGATTGCATTTGCTTgtgtaacaaaacaacaaaacatcgaGATGGAAGATGAAGAGAACAATACATGATGCGATTTATTTGCCGTAAAATAGTTTTTCATCAAagttatttcaatttaaatagtttaatcGAAGAAAATCTATATCGAAAATCTGACATGCCTACAGTAACTAAATGGCTGCTTACCACCTTCACTACAAAAACTGTGAGGTCAATCGCAACTTCCACTCGACGGCATCGACCCGCTTTCATTAGCGATCGCTACTATCATCTTTGCGCTAACCGAAGTAGAAAGTAGAATCTTCCCCTCACGTGTATGACGCTTTCTACACCCTCAACTTGTAACCTTACCCTTACCCTCGGCCAcactttcattgttttacgaGACcactacaaacaaacacacgagaAACAATCACGCAACCCTTGCCGTGGCCGAGGGTCATGGAGACGTCCTTCCCACTAACAATTCACACCCATGCCCCCCGTGATGATGGCTGATGCATGGTGAGGTTACTTTTTCGAGTGCGATCGTGCGGGGAGATATTGTGGCCGATGTGTTtaatgtttgcttcttttttttcttcttcgagTAGTTCGAGTGTGTGGCGGATCTTTGAAGGGTTCGTGGCGGAACATCACACACTTAGTGCAAAGCAGAGGCGAACCCTAAACTCTCCAGACTGTTGCTCGGTCGgttgtagtggtggtggtggtgatggtggtaaaGCTCTCGCCACCCTAAGCCAGACACCAAACAAGAGATTTTGCGCAGCAGATAATTAAATCCGTCCAGGCAGATTTCGAACATCTCCTACTGTAGCATAATTATGCCATTACACACCATTCGGGTACGCAGCATTCGCGTCTTCCTACTGCAGGCTGCCACTACTGCTGCCAGTGCCGATAACGattgtgaatgtttttttctttgtttttgttttgcatccaTGGGAAAATTTCTCCATTATTAAATCGACCGATCCTCACTGATAACGTCGTAGGCTGGTGACCTTTGTCTGGcttgctccctctctctctctctctctcgctctgctGCCTCGTGTTTATCTGCCGCGTGGTAGTGCAGTGCGGTGAACTAAAATTAGCAAGTTTCACTTGTTATCGTGTAAATATATGCCTTTTTTACGAACAGAAGGCAAACTGTTGTGCTTAATGAACGTGCAGAGGGAAAAATATTTGCCGTACAGATTCACAGACGCCGTGTGCGAGAATAGATGGCGCAAGTGACTTACAGAGTTTCAATTTTTCAACAAATCTGTACTACAGATCCATACTTCCCTATTATCATGCATTATTGTCATGATCATGATCGATCGGATCGGGGTTTTATCCTCGaggcaaaagcaaacacgTGTATTCACGTGTTTGATCAAATAAAGACAAGACGTCTCTGCTATTAGAAACGTTAGGAAGCTTCTAGGCATTGTCAACAGAGAAGATTCACCCCTTTGAAGTTTGTTGGTCAAAACCTCGCTAAGGTTAAGTATTGTTTGCTAACTGCATACCGCGAGAATTCCAACCCTGTCTTGGAAAGGGGGACGGCAGGGACAACGAtatggtgttgtttttttcgaaACAACATCAGCTTTGATTGGAGTACATTACAAGTGTCAGTGTGGCGGATGGTCTACAATGTTTGCCAAAACTTTGGTCAACCTTTAGATCTTTCGGCGATCAAGTTGCTACTCGCGAGGGAGGACCGCTTCTCAACGTCTGATTCGTTCCTTTCGTGGCCGGACGACTGCTGTCTTGTTAAGTGCAAACACAAAGCTCGGGCTTTGCGGAATCTCTCTTTTTAATAGATTCTTCACACAGAACTCGCATTGTGGTGCGCCGAGAATGTTTGTTCGCGAAATTTTACACGCAATACGAGCTATAATGTGCGCGACTGATGTCAACGTCCATTGTACTTCTACAATGTTTTGGTAGAATAGTCTTGTGTTGCGATGAAAAAAACGATATGGTTTGAGCAGTCAATTATCACGACGTCACTTTAATGAGATGTCAGACATATGCGCTCGCTGTGTTTACTTCCGCCTGCAAGACGCGGAACGCTTTATTCTAATGGCTTGCGATTAGCACTCCCCGGGGACGTTCCCATCGTGCCGTGCTGAGCCATTCTGCGCTTAATTGTATTAGTCGATTGGTATTAGAAAGCATTAGACAAAGCTTGTCCTGTCCCGCTCTGCTCCCCCGAATTGTCGATCAGCTCTCGTTGGCGGACCAGAGAACTGATTTATTAGCCCCGTTTGCCCACTCCCTACCCTTCCCGGGGACGGTACACAGCAGGTGGACAATAATTTATTGGCATATTTTCTATCATCGGCATCATCGGTATGTGCCGGTGTGTCGTCTCGCGTAATGGCGCCATTACCATGGTGCGTCCAAATTGAGGTTATGACAGGTGACCGCCGATTAATGAATTGGCTCACGTCGAGCTTTCTGTGCCGTGTCGCCGCTGCTATTCTGAAACGGGTCAGCGAACGCATTCCGAAGCCGGAGACAGCTGCAATAGCGGCGGGATCGGGATATTATAACTTAACCCAGCTACGTGTCACGCTGGAAGGGAACACACACCCGAAAACCCTGATACGTCATGGTGCGTTGTGCGAAAGTGTCACAGCTGTACAGAGGGCACGCGCACGTGCAAATGGCCGTTGAAGCGTTATAAGTATGGTGGGCAAAACAACAATGTCTTCAATCATTTAAGCGAGAAAGCAGAGTTTGAGCACCGCCGTTTGAGTTTGGCTGGTACTTGCAAGCGGGTCACAAACGGTACCAGACGGCGGCACCGTGTCCTCCCctatcaaacacaaacacacacacgtacccaACCCAAGATGGAGAGAGGAGTGGAGGTGGGGAGGAAGCGCGCGAATATCGTCAGCCGATGATAAATAGCGAGAACGTGTTTGAGCGTACTGCAAACCTGTATGCGTATGCAAATTAGCCAGCCAGAGGGCATATGTGTGTTAGGGCTCATATTTTGTGCCTTCTTCgtctttcgtgttttttttctgttctttctCAACTGTCACTGCTTCCTTTTGTGCCCCCGCAATAAAGCAACTCTCTGTAGTTGCGAAAAATTAATAGCATTATTGTTCCAGTTTCATTTTCGTTTCTATTTGTccggttgtttctttttttgtttcacttcttAAACAGAATTAAACGGTCGAGGCGAGTGATGAGTGAAGTTATTGTTGTGCCGCAACCGGGAAGCGTACAAAGCGTGATCCTTTTGTAAGCACGCCGCCCTCATTAGTAAAGTAAACGCGTGCTGCCATACCGAAAGCTCGAGCTAAGTTCGCAAAAGCTCGCTtgtaccactaccaccaccctGTGCAAATTGAAACGGAAACC encodes the following:
- the LOC4577185 gene encoding uncharacterized protein LOC4577185 isoform X1, yielding MAKTKWNLIFATFIVSCVSLIVLIVSLCTPYWITSEAYESNASGNSEINYGLFSGSLTQNFLPNSRYYTLTLTCLYHEYVCAYSCQEDEESRTEEVLQLLKGLPPADCPSSSSRMLPLVHRIDPPIFPQNRQASANIDRSNFINTGLWVSTVVFIGIAISFAAISASFSIINVLFNPIEPVFSVFGLYIWNGVALGSTALCMIMWGALFASTLADNIAITDTLTTQIPYSSDGLASLGVCYWILLLSILLHGLNVGLLLWRKRIVNKEPPPTTIDVDRSDLTIIMY